The Streptomyces sp. NBC_00224 genome has a window encoding:
- the pheS gene encoding phenylalanine--tRNA ligase subunit alpha: MSAPNKSYDPVEVEALKPEEIERMRDEALAAFAAAGDLDALAHAKTAHAGGTSPLSLANREIGALPPQAKAAAGKLVGMARGAVNKALAARQAELEAERDARVLVEEAVDVSLPYDRVPAGARHPLTTLSERIEDIFVAMGYEVAEGPQVEAEWFNFDALNIGPDHPARGEADTFFVQAADGSANSGTVLRTHTSPVQIRSLLDREPPVYVICPGRVYRTDELDATHTPVFNQVELLAVDEGLTMADLKGTLDHMVQSLFGQDMKTRLRPNFFPFTEPSAEMDMVCYVCRGESVGNPDRPCRTCSSEGWIELGGCGMVNPKVLTACGVDPEKYSGFAFGFGIERLLMFRHNVEDMRDMVEGDVRFTRPFGMEI, translated from the coding sequence ATGTCGGCACCCAATAAGTCGTACGACCCTGTTGAGGTCGAGGCGCTGAAACCGGAAGAGATCGAGCGCATGCGGGACGAGGCGCTCGCCGCCTTCGCCGCGGCCGGTGACCTCGACGCGCTCGCACACGCGAAGACCGCGCACGCCGGTGGCACCTCGCCCCTGTCGCTCGCCAACCGTGAGATCGGCGCCCTGCCGCCGCAGGCCAAGGCCGCGGCCGGCAAGCTCGTGGGCATGGCCCGCGGCGCCGTGAACAAGGCGCTGGCCGCCCGCCAGGCCGAGCTGGAGGCCGAGCGCGACGCGCGCGTCCTGGTCGAGGAGGCGGTGGACGTCTCGCTGCCGTACGACCGCGTACCGGCCGGCGCCCGCCACCCGCTGACCACGCTCTCCGAGCGCATCGAGGACATCTTCGTGGCCATGGGCTACGAGGTCGCCGAGGGCCCGCAGGTCGAGGCCGAGTGGTTCAACTTCGACGCGCTCAACATCGGCCCGGACCACCCGGCCCGAGGCGAGGCGGACACCTTCTTCGTCCAGGCCGCCGACGGCTCCGCGAACTCCGGCACGGTGCTGCGCACGCACACCTCCCCGGTGCAGATCCGCTCGCTGCTCGACCGCGAGCCGCCGGTGTACGTGATCTGCCCCGGCCGGGTCTACCGCACGGACGAGCTGGACGCCACGCACACCCCGGTCTTCAACCAGGTCGAGCTGCTCGCCGTGGACGAGGGCCTGACCATGGCGGACCTCAAGGGCACCCTGGACCACATGGTCCAGTCGCTCTTCGGCCAGGACATGAAGACCCGGCTGCGGCCGAACTTCTTCCCGTTCACCGAGCCGTCCGCCGAGATGGACATGGTCTGCTACGTGTGCCGCGGCGAGTCCGTCGGCAACCCCGACCGCCCCTGCCGCACCTGCTCCAGCGAGGGCTGGATCGAGCTCGGCGGCTGCGGCATGGTCAACCCGAAGGTGCTCACCGCCTGCGGCGTCGACCCCGAGAAGTACAGCGGATTCGCCTTCGGCTTCGGCATCGAACGCCTGCTGATGTTCCGCCACAACGTCGAAGACATGCGAGACATGGTCGAGGGTGACGTCCGGTTCACCCGGCCGTTCGGGATGGAGATCTGA
- a CDS encoding sensor histidine kinase, translated as MAVGVRTIGENALVCPSVGQGALGIDPEDLPDGLVVADEKGRVICFNAAAARITAVAKRDALGVELERALPLEDLKGRRWWQLTDPYGGLAIRVGQPERNLLLPGGREVLVSARYVREHPMGPVRRVVVSLRSTEARRRTERSHAELIATVAHELRSPLTSVKGFTATLLAKWERFTDDQKRLMLETVDADANRVTRLIAELLDISRIDSGRLEVRRQPVDIAAAVGRHIQAHVAAGQAPDRFLVRIQRPLPDLWADPDKIDQVLGNLLENAVRHGEGTVTIEVAPAPVRIDEHDEKGTAVTVSDEGPGIPEESMGRVFTRFWRGSKRGGTGLGLYIVKGIVEAHGGTIAVGRGSGGGAEFRFILPVSAPAYLQ; from the coding sequence ATGGCTGTCGGCGTGAGGACCATCGGTGAGAACGCCCTGGTGTGCCCTTCCGTTGGCCAAGGCGCCCTGGGGATAGACCCCGAGGACCTGCCCGACGGTCTCGTCGTCGCCGACGAGAAGGGCCGGGTCATCTGCTTCAACGCGGCCGCCGCCCGGATCACCGCGGTCGCCAAGCGCGACGCGCTGGGCGTGGAGCTGGAGCGCGCCCTGCCGCTTGAGGACCTCAAGGGCCGCCGCTGGTGGCAGCTGACCGATCCGTACGGCGGTCTCGCCATCCGCGTCGGCCAGCCCGAGCGCAATCTGCTGCTGCCCGGCGGACGCGAGGTGCTGGTCTCCGCGCGGTACGTGCGCGAGCACCCCATGGGCCCGGTGCGCCGGGTCGTGGTGAGCCTGCGCTCGACCGAGGCCCGGCGGCGCACCGAGCGCAGCCACGCCGAGCTGATCGCCACCGTCGCCCACGAGCTGCGCTCGCCGCTGACCTCGGTCAAGGGGTTCACCGCGACACTGCTCGCCAAGTGGGAGCGGTTCACGGACGACCAGAAGCGGCTGATGCTGGAGACCGTCGACGCCGACGCCAACCGCGTAACCCGGCTGATCGCCGAGCTCCTGGACATCTCCCGGATCGACTCGGGCCGCCTTGAGGTGCGCCGCCAGCCCGTGGACATAGCGGCCGCCGTCGGCCGGCACATCCAGGCCCATGTCGCCGCCGGTCAGGCCCCCGACCGCTTCCTCGTCCGCATCCAGCGGCCGCTGCCCGATCTGTGGGCGGATCCGGACAAGATCGACCAGGTCCTGGGCAACCTGCTGGAAAACGCGGTGCGCCACGGCGAGGGAACCGTCACCATCGAGGTGGCACCCGCGCCCGTCCGCATCGACGAGCACGACGAGAAGGGAACGGCCGTCACCGTGAGCGACGAAGGCCCCGGCATCCCCGAGGAGTCGATGGGCCGTGTCTTCACCCGCTTCTGGCGGGGCAGCAAACGCGGCGGCACCGGCCTCGGCCTCTACATCGTCAAGGGCATCGTGGAGGCGCACGGCGGGACGATCGCGGTGGGCCGCGGCTCCGGCGGCGGCGCCGAGTTCCGATTTATCCTGCCCGTCAGCGCCCCGGCCTACCTCCAGTAG
- a CDS encoding TrmH family RNA methyltransferase yields the protein MPELISPRSPRVAAAKRLARRNFRGKERLFIAEGPQAVREAVEHRVGGEATLVELFTTVEAAERYADIVDAARDAGARVHYADDEVLAEVSQTVTPQGLVGVCRFLDSPFEEILKARPKLVAVLAHVRDPGNAGTVLRCADAAGADAVVLTDASVDLYNPKSVRASVGSLFHLPVAVGVPVEQAVQGLRDAGVRILAADGAGEDDLDDELDAGTMGGPTAWIFGNEAWGLPEETRALADAVVRVPIHGRAESLNLATAAAVCLYASARAQRTRTPR from the coding sequence ATGCCCGAGCTGATCTCCCCCCGTTCCCCCCGCGTCGCCGCCGCGAAGCGGCTCGCGCGGCGCAACTTCCGGGGGAAGGAGCGGCTGTTCATCGCCGAGGGGCCGCAGGCCGTGCGGGAGGCCGTGGAGCACCGGGTCGGCGGGGAGGCGACGCTCGTCGAGCTGTTCACCACCGTCGAGGCGGCGGAGCGGTACGCGGACATCGTGGACGCCGCCCGCGACGCCGGGGCCCGGGTGCACTACGCGGACGACGAGGTGCTCGCCGAGGTCTCGCAGACCGTCACCCCGCAGGGGCTCGTCGGCGTCTGCCGCTTCCTGGACTCGCCGTTCGAGGAGATCCTCAAGGCGCGGCCCAAGCTCGTCGCCGTCCTCGCGCACGTCCGCGACCCCGGCAACGCCGGCACCGTACTGCGCTGCGCGGACGCCGCCGGCGCCGACGCGGTCGTCCTCACCGACGCCTCCGTGGACCTGTACAACCCCAAGTCGGTGCGCGCCTCGGTCGGTTCGCTCTTCCATCTGCCGGTCGCCGTCGGGGTGCCGGTGGAGCAGGCCGTACAGGGGCTGCGGGACGCGGGCGTACGGATCCTGGCCGCCGACGGGGCGGGCGAGGACGACCTCGACGACGAGCTCGACGCGGGCACCATGGGCGGCCCCACCGCCTGGATCTTCGGCAACGAGGCCTGGGGCCTGCCGGAGGAGACCCGTGCCCTCGCGGACGCCGTGGTGCGCGTCCCGATCCACGGCAGGGCCGAGAGCCTCAACCTGGCGACCGCCGCCGCGGTGTGCCTGTACGCCTCGGCTCGGGCCCAGCGCACCCGCACTCCTCGCTGA
- the rplT gene encoding 50S ribosomal protein L20 → MARVKRAVNAHKKRRAILEAASGYRGQRSRLYRKAKEQVTHSLVYNYNDRKKRKGDFRQLWIQRINAAARQNGMTYNRLIQGLKAANIEVDRKILAELAVNDANAFAALVEVAQKALPSDVNAPKAAA, encoded by the coding sequence GTGGCACGCGTCAAGCGGGCAGTAAACGCCCACAAGAAGCGCCGGGCGATCCTCGAAGCCGCCAGCGGCTACCGCGGTCAGCGTTCGCGCCTGTACCGCAAGGCCAAGGAGCAGGTCACCCACTCCCTGGTCTACAACTACAACGACCGCAAGAAGCGCAAGGGCGACTTCCGTCAGCTGTGGATCCAGCGCATCAACGCCGCTGCCCGCCAGAACGGCATGACGTACAACCGCCTCATCCAGGGTCTGAAGGCCGCCAACATCGAGGTGGACCGCAAGATCCTGGCCGAGCTCGCGGTCAACGACGCCAACGCGTTCGCCGCGCTCGTCGAGGTCGCGCAGAAGGCGCTTCCGAGCGACGTCAACGCGCCCAAGGCTGCCGCGTAA
- the rpmI gene encoding 50S ribosomal protein L35 gives MPKNKSHSGASKRFKITGSGKVLRERAGKRHLLEHKSSKKTRSLTGTVVVAPADAKKIKKLLGK, from the coding sequence ATGCCGAAGAACAAGTCGCACAGCGGTGCCAGCAAGCGATTCAAGATCACTGGCTCCGGCAAGGTGCTCCGTGAGCGTGCCGGCAAGCGCCACCTGCTTGAGCACAAGTCGTCCAAGAAGACCCGCTCGCTGACGGGCACGGTCGTCGTGGCTCCGGCCGACGCCAAGAAGATCAAGAAGCTTCTCGGCAAGTGA
- the infC gene encoding translation initiation factor IF-3, whose translation MWCYRGGSISAEPRINDRIRVPEVRLVGPSGEQVGIVPLAKALELAQEYDLDLVEVAATARPPVCKLMDYGKFKYESAMKAREARKNQAHTVIKEMKLRPKIDPHDYDTKKGHVVRFLKQGDKVKITIMFRGREQSRPELGYRLLQRLASDVEDLGFIESNPKQDGRNMIMVLGPHKKKTEAMAEAREAQAARKAERQGLPAEAEAEVEESGAEPVAEAPAEASAEEPAEA comes from the coding sequence GTGTGGTGCTACCGAGGAGGATCCATCAGCGCCGAGCCCCGCATCAACGACCGGATTCGCGTTCCCGAAGTGCGACTTGTCGGTCCCAGCGGCGAGCAGGTCGGGATTGTTCCGCTTGCCAAGGCCCTGGAGCTCGCACAGGAGTACGACCTGGACCTGGTCGAGGTGGCGGCGACCGCCCGTCCGCCCGTGTGCAAGCTCATGGACTACGGGAAGTTCAAGTACGAGTCGGCCATGAAGGCCCGTGAGGCGCGCAAGAACCAGGCGCACACGGTCATCAAGGAGATGAAGCTCCGGCCGAAGATCGACCCGCACGACTATGACACCAAGAAGGGTCACGTCGTCCGGTTCCTCAAGCAGGGCGACAAGGTCAAGATCACGATCATGTTCCGTGGTCGCGAGCAGTCCAGGCCGGAACTCGGCTACCGACTGCTGCAGCGTCTCGCTTCGGACGTCGAGGACCTCGGGTTCATCGAGTCGAACCCGAAGCAGGACGGCCGAAACATGATCATGGTCCTCGGTCCGCACAAGAAGAAGACCGAGGCGATGGCCGAAGCCCGCGAGGCGCAGGCCGCCCGCAAGGCGGAGCGCCAGGGTCTGCCTGCCGAGGCCGAGGCCGAGGTCGAGGAGTCCGGCGCGGAGCCCGTCGCCGAGGCACCGGCCGAGGCGTCTGCCGAGGAACCCGCCGAGGCCTGA
- a CDS encoding DUF1844 domain-containing protein, giving the protein MSETSPQSPETTDFDTMTRDIAEVPAVEVIVTVAVNLMSAAAVKLGLTEEGDEHKDLDEARKLVHALAGLLDASTTEISSFHAAPLRDGLKSLQLAFREASVVPDEPGQGPGEKYTGPVYG; this is encoded by the coding sequence ATGAGTGAGACCTCCCCCCAGTCCCCCGAGACCACCGACTTCGACACCATGACCCGCGACATCGCGGAGGTCCCGGCCGTCGAGGTGATCGTCACGGTCGCCGTGAACCTGATGAGCGCCGCCGCGGTGAAGCTCGGACTGACGGAGGAGGGTGACGAGCACAAGGACCTGGACGAGGCCCGCAAGCTCGTGCACGCGCTGGCCGGTCTGCTCGACGCCAGCACCACCGAGATCAGCTCGTTCCACGCCGCCCCGCTGCGCGACGGCCTGAAGTCGCTCCAGCTCGCCTTCCGCGAGGCCTCGGTCGTCCCGGACGAGCCGGGCCAGGGCCCGGGCGAGAAGTACACGGGCCCGGTGTACGGCTAG
- a CDS encoding SseB family protein — protein sequence MALKNIPDPGFSDDDGTADPELTAALAAWAEDRGSGAAQSRVLAALKGARLLVPVVAVLGEVETDENGLRREKTSDMAVPTLTAGDRKALPAFTSLASLALWDPEARPVAVPLHQALQAAAHERADTVVLDLAGPVAYELKGGALLALAEGRTSADPLDDPAVIEAVRTAVAAEPAVLRAHLGPGSADGTLALVLADGAVPADAARRVVELLAADEVLRARLVRGLDLALLPAAAPQPNEPLFTR from the coding sequence GTGGCGCTCAAGAACATCCCGGACCCCGGTTTCTCCGACGACGACGGCACCGCCGACCCCGAACTCACGGCGGCGCTCGCCGCCTGGGCCGAGGACAGGGGGAGCGGCGCGGCCCAGTCGCGCGTCCTGGCCGCGCTCAAGGGCGCCCGGCTGCTCGTCCCCGTCGTCGCCGTGCTCGGCGAGGTGGAGACGGACGAGAACGGGCTGCGGCGCGAGAAGACCAGCGACATGGCGGTGCCCACGCTCACCGCGGGCGACCGCAAGGCGCTGCCCGCCTTCACCTCCCTCGCCTCGCTCGCGCTGTGGGACCCGGAGGCCCGGCCCGTCGCCGTACCGCTGCACCAGGCGCTCCAGGCCGCCGCGCACGAGCGCGCCGACACGGTCGTCCTCGATCTGGCGGGACCCGTCGCGTACGAGCTGAAGGGCGGGGCGCTGCTCGCCCTGGCCGAGGGGCGCACCAGCGCGGACCCGCTCGACGACCCGGCGGTCATCGAGGCCGTGCGCACGGCGGTCGCCGCCGAGCCGGCCGTCCTGCGCGCCCACCTCGGCCCCGGCAGCGCCGACGGCACGCTCGCCCTGGTCCTGGCCGACGGCGCGGTGCCGGCCGACGCCGCGCGCCGGGTCGTCGAGCTGCTCGCCGCCGACGAGGTGCTGCGCGCCCGTCTCGTCCGCGGCCTCGACCTGGCCCTGCTCCCGGCCGCGGCCCCGCAGCCCAACGAGCCCCTGTTCACGCGCTGA
- the mycP gene encoding type VII secretion-associated serine protease mycosin — protein sequence MTTPRATPRRAGRYRAAALATAAALTLLLPAAPAHADSIRDRQWELAAMHTQQAWRTTKGKGITVAVLDTGVDATHPDLAGQVLTGKDLVGFGAGRGSRDWARHGTAMAGIIAGHGHGPGGQDGVLGIAPEARILPVRVILESTDPARKKARESRGGALAEGIRWAADHGADVINLSLGDDSASAHPEPSEDAAIQYALARGSVVVASAGNGGEQGDHVSYPAAYPGVIAVAAVDRYGTHAAFSTRRWYATVSAPGVGVVIADPDRKYYEGWGTSAASAFVSGAVALVRSAHPGLSPAQIKTLLADTARNAPRGGRDDARGYGSVDPAAAIAAGARLKPDVRTNTATGRARTYFGAGPDKEKERDHRGDWLAALAAAAGALLLTASLTLWRGSRPAEHAGT from the coding sequence ATGACCACCCCACGGGCCACTCCCCGCCGGGCCGGGCGGTACCGCGCGGCCGCCCTGGCCACCGCCGCCGCCCTCACGCTCCTGCTGCCCGCCGCCCCCGCGCACGCGGACTCCATCCGGGACCGCCAGTGGGAGCTCGCCGCCATGCACACCCAGCAGGCCTGGCGGACGACCAAGGGCAAGGGAATCACCGTCGCCGTGCTCGACACCGGTGTCGACGCCACCCACCCCGACCTCGCCGGACAGGTCCTCACCGGCAAGGACCTCGTCGGCTTCGGGGCCGGCCGAGGCAGCCGCGACTGGGCCCGGCACGGCACCGCCATGGCGGGGATCATCGCGGGCCACGGACACGGTCCCGGCGGCCAGGACGGCGTCCTCGGCATCGCCCCCGAAGCCAGGATCCTGCCGGTCCGGGTGATCCTCGAATCCACCGACCCGGCGCGCAAGAAGGCGCGCGAGTCACGCGGCGGCGCGCTCGCCGAGGGCATCCGCTGGGCCGCCGACCACGGCGCCGACGTCATCAACCTCTCCCTCGGCGACGACAGCGCCTCCGCGCACCCCGAGCCGTCCGAGGACGCCGCCATCCAGTACGCCCTCGCCCGGGGCTCCGTCGTCGTCGCCTCCGCGGGCAACGGCGGCGAACAGGGCGACCACGTCTCGTACCCCGCCGCCTACCCGGGCGTCATCGCCGTCGCCGCCGTCGACCGCTACGGCACGCACGCCGCCTTCTCCACCCGCCGCTGGTACGCCACCGTCTCCGCGCCCGGCGTGGGCGTGGTGATAGCGGACCCGGACCGCAAGTACTACGAGGGCTGGGGCACCAGCGCGGCCTCCGCCTTCGTCTCCGGCGCCGTCGCCCTGGTCCGCTCGGCCCACCCTGGCCTGTCCCCGGCCCAGATCAAGACCCTGCTCGCGGACACCGCCCGCAACGCGCCCCGGGGCGGCCGCGACGACGCCCGGGGCTACGGCAGCGTCGACCCGGCCGCCGCCATCGCCGCGGGCGCCCGACTCAAGCCCGACGTACGGACGAACACGGCGACCGGCCGCGCCCGCACGTACTTCGGCGCGGGCCCCGACAAGGAGAAGGAGCGCGACCACCGCGGCGACTGGCTCGCCGCCCTCGCGGCCGCCGCCGGCGCCCTCCTCCTGACCGCGTCCCTGACCCTGTGGCGCGGCAGCCGCCCCGCCGAACACGCCGGAACCTGA
- a CDS encoding amino acid deaminase/aldolase, which yields MTPRAADRARYDRATAHLDAPLALVDLEAFDANADDLVRRAQGKPIRVASKSVRCRALLERVLARDGFAGIMSFTLAESIWLARAGFEDVLLAYPSADRDRFTELAADPKLAAAVTVMVDDPAQLDLIDRARDRDDLPVRICLELDTSLQLFGGRVRVGARRSPLREPAQLAELARNVARRPGFRLVGLMAYEGHVAGVGDDIAGRPVRSRAIRLMQAAARKELAARRAEVVRAVRAVAPDLEFVNGGGTGSVQHTAAEDAVTEIAAGSGLYVPRLFDNYTSFTGRPAALFAQPVVRRPGVGVVTVLGGGYPASGAAGVDRLPVPYLPEGLRYDPQEGPGEVQTPLLGTAADDLLIGDKVWFRHAKAGELCERFDELRLVEGDRVTATVPTYRGEGRTFL from the coding sequence ATGACTCCCCGCGCCGCAGACCGGGCCCGGTACGACCGGGCCACCGCCCATCTCGACGCCCCGCTCGCGCTCGTGGATCTGGAGGCGTTCGACGCCAACGCCGACGACCTGGTCCGGCGCGCCCAGGGCAAGCCGATCCGGGTCGCCAGCAAGTCCGTGCGCTGCCGGGCGCTGCTCGAACGGGTGCTGGCCCGGGACGGGTTCGCCGGGATCATGTCGTTCACACTGGCGGAGTCGATCTGGCTGGCCAGGGCCGGGTTCGAGGACGTCCTCCTCGCCTATCCGTCCGCCGACCGGGACCGCTTCACGGAGCTCGCCGCCGACCCCAAGCTCGCGGCCGCCGTCACCGTCATGGTCGACGACCCGGCCCAGCTCGACCTCATCGACCGGGCCCGGGACCGCGACGACCTGCCCGTACGGATCTGTCTGGAACTGGACACCTCGCTCCAGCTGTTCGGCGGGCGCGTGCGCGTCGGGGCCCGCCGCTCCCCGCTGCGCGAACCGGCGCAACTCGCCGAGCTCGCCCGTAACGTCGCCCGTCGCCCGGGCTTCCGCCTGGTCGGGCTGATGGCGTACGAGGGGCACGTCGCCGGGGTCGGGGACGACATCGCGGGGCGGCCGGTGCGGTCGCGGGCGATCCGGCTGATGCAGGCCGCCGCGCGCAAGGAGCTCGCGGCCCGCCGGGCCGAGGTGGTGCGGGCGGTCCGGGCCGTGGCGCCCGACCTGGAGTTCGTCAACGGCGGCGGAACGGGGAGCGTGCAGCACACCGCGGCCGAGGACGCCGTCACCGAGATCGCCGCCGGGTCGGGGCTGTACGTGCCACGGCTCTTCGACAACTACACGTCGTTCACCGGGCGTCCCGCCGCGCTCTTCGCCCAGCCCGTGGTGCGCCGCCCGGGCGTGGGCGTCGTCACCGTGCTCGGCGGCGGCTATCCCGCCTCCGGGGCGGCGGGCGTCGACCGGCTGCCCGTTCCGTACCTCCCCGAGGGGCTGCGCTACGACCCGCAGGAGGGCCCGGGCGAGGTGCAGACGCCGCTGCTCGGCACGGCCGCCGACGATCTGCTGATCGGGGACAAGGTGTGGTTCCGGCACGCCAAGGCCGGTGAACTGTGCGAGCGGTTCGACGAGTTGCGGCTGGTGGAGGGCGACCGCGTCACCGCGACCGTCCCCACGTACCGGGGCGAGGGGCGCACGTTCCTCTGA
- a CDS encoding DUF2510 domain-containing protein yields MSMTTPPGWYPDPGTPVLERWWDGAAWTGHTRAAGQPAAPPAPPTVPLGPVAPRPRQRGRGPVVAVAVAAAVLVTALVAGVIVLNEDDGGPAADAAPGGGATRTTASQAQSTAPSPAAPSPVSSASDDPNLLVDQLNGITLPVLPGWEKAESRIDGLPTMQTKDTFDCPGDSGAFCHHATVNTRTPTGTDLKTAEALAKHDIADAADAAFAKDGIGRQRYGGIVSHREVRSASVVVAGRTGYLVRWSVRTGAGPGGYVQSLAFPSSVGSESMIIVRFAFDAVKGAPPLTVLDRITAGIRVLGGQESGGVGSSVAPPVPAP; encoded by the coding sequence ATGAGCATGACGACACCGCCCGGCTGGTACCCGGATCCGGGTACCCCCGTGCTGGAGCGCTGGTGGGACGGCGCCGCCTGGACCGGGCACACCAGGGCCGCCGGTCAGCCCGCGGCGCCGCCCGCGCCGCCGACCGTTCCCCTGGGACCCGTCGCGCCGCGGCCCCGGCAGCGCGGCCGCGGCCCGGTGGTCGCCGTGGCCGTGGCCGCCGCGGTGCTCGTCACGGCGCTGGTGGCCGGGGTGATCGTCCTGAACGAGGACGACGGGGGACCGGCGGCCGACGCGGCGCCGGGCGGCGGCGCGACCCGGACGACCGCCTCGCAGGCGCAGAGCACGGCCCCGTCGCCCGCGGCCCCTTCGCCGGTGTCTTCCGCGAGCGACGACCCGAACCTCCTGGTCGACCAGCTCAACGGCATCACCCTGCCGGTCCTGCCGGGCTGGGAGAAGGCCGAGTCCAGGATCGACGGCCTGCCCACCATGCAGACCAAGGACACCTTCGACTGCCCGGGCGACTCGGGCGCGTTCTGCCACCACGCCACGGTCAACACCCGCACGCCGACCGGCACCGACCTCAAGACCGCCGAGGCCCTCGCCAAGCACGACATCGCGGACGCGGCCGACGCCGCGTTCGCGAAGGACGGCATCGGGCGTCAGCGCTACGGCGGGATCGTCTCGCACCGCGAGGTGAGGTCCGCGTCCGTGGTGGTCGCCGGGCGCACTGGATACCTGGTGCGCTGGAGCGTGCGGACGGGGGCGGGGCCCGGCGGTTACGTACAGTCGCTGGCCTTCCCGTCGAGCGTCGGCAGCGAGTCGATGATCATCGTCCGCTTCGCCTTCGACGCGGTGAAGGGCGCCCCGCCGCTCACCGTGCTGGACCGGATCACGGCGGGGATCCGGGTCCTCGGCGGCCAGGAGAGCGGCGGCGTGGGCAGCAGCGTGGCGCCCCCGGTGCCGGCGCCGTGA
- a CDS encoding haloacid dehalogenase-like hydrolase, whose translation MHSARRWQAAAAALAIAGSAFAAAPTAQARTGACPELTVTQGWYGQNKARLQELVDTYGRCGGAARTKGHKPVAVFDWDNTVVKNDVGDATMYWMLRHSKIRRPLHGDWHTTSRYLTDRAAAALATACPAADGATLPTATDTRCADEIRTVYGDGKTTGGATAFAGWDRRTIEPQYAWLAQLMSGWRTADVRSFARAARAENLAAPIGTEQRVGTAEVTGWVRYYDQQRDLIRALQKAGFDVWITSASPEPVVDVWAGGAGVAPDHTIGIRPVTAHGRLTPHLKGCGTVADGEDAMITYIDGKRCWINQEVFGVRGAAAERVQPAARRQVFAAGDSDTDVSFLRDATGLRLVLNRNKNELMCRAYDNGDGRWIVNPMFIQPKGEKSGAYPCATTAYTEHDGTAAPVRRADGTVVPDQQDTVYGG comes from the coding sequence ATGCACAGTGCACGTCGTTGGCAGGCCGCGGCCGCCGCCCTGGCGATCGCGGGCAGCGCCTTCGCCGCCGCCCCCACCGCCCAGGCGCGGACCGGCGCGTGCCCCGAACTCACCGTGACGCAGGGCTGGTACGGGCAGAACAAGGCCCGCCTCCAGGAGCTCGTCGACACCTACGGCAGGTGCGGCGGCGCGGCCCGTACCAAGGGCCACAAGCCCGTCGCGGTCTTCGACTGGGACAACACGGTCGTCAAGAACGACGTCGGCGACGCCACGATGTACTGGATGCTGCGCCACTCCAAGATCCGCCGCCCGCTGCACGGCGACTGGCACACCACCAGCCGCTACCTCACCGACCGGGCGGCCGCCGCGCTCGCCACCGCCTGCCCGGCCGCCGACGGCGCCACCCTGCCCACCGCCACCGACACCCGCTGCGCCGACGAGATACGCACGGTCTACGGGGACGGGAAGACCACGGGCGGTGCCACCGCCTTCGCGGGCTGGGACCGGCGCACCATCGAGCCGCAGTACGCCTGGCTCGCCCAGCTGATGAGCGGCTGGCGCACCGCCGACGTCCGTTCCTTCGCCCGGGCCGCCCGCGCCGAGAACCTGGCCGCGCCGATCGGCACCGAGCAGCGCGTCGGCACGGCCGAGGTGACGGGCTGGGTGCGCTACTACGACCAGCAGCGCGATCTGATCCGTGCCCTCCAGAAGGCCGGGTTCGACGTCTGGATCACCTCGGCGTCGCCCGAGCCGGTCGTCGACGTGTGGGCGGGCGGCGCCGGCGTCGCGCCGGACCACACCATCGGCATCCGGCCGGTCACCGCGCACGGGCGCCTGACCCCGCATCTCAAGGGCTGCGGCACGGTCGCGGACGGCGAGGACGCCATGATCACGTATATCGACGGCAAGCGGTGCTGGATCAACCAGGAGGTGTTCGGGGTGCGCGGGGCGGCCGCCGAGCGGGTGCAGCCCGCCGCGCGGCGCCAGGTGTTCGCGGCCGGCGACTCCGACACCGACGTCTCCTTCCTGCGCGACGCGACCGGCCTGCGGCTGGTCCTGAACCGCAACAAGAACGAGCTGATGTGCCGGGCGTACGACAACGGCGACGGCCGCTGGATCGTCAACCCCATGTTCATCCAGCCCAAGGGCGAGAAGAGCGGCGCCTACCCGTGCGCCACCACCGCGTACACCGAACACGACGGCACCGCAGCCCCGGTCCGCCGGGCCGACGGCACGGTCGTACCCGACCAGCAGGACACGGTGTACGGCGGCTGA